Proteins from a single region of Apium graveolens cultivar Ventura chromosome 7, ASM990537v1, whole genome shotgun sequence:
- the LOC141673115 gene encoding uncharacterized protein LOC141673115, which translates to MAAARIESIFIYPIKSCRGISVSQAPIVPTGFLWDRHWMVINSKGRACTQRVEPRLALVEVELPSEAFSVGWKPTKSSYLVIRAPGMDELKVSLSKPCEKSDGVTVWEWTGSVLDEGAEASNWFSNFIGKPSRLVRFNKETDSRPLPDYAPTPGYNLVFTDQYQFLMLSQGSLDALNNQLEEPLSVNRFRPSLFIDGCEPFAEDLWKEIKINNLTFISIQLCPRCKVPLVNQENGIPGTEPNETLMKFRSDKILQLNTRHQGKVYLGQGLVCSKDSLHEVGEVILKVGDTIHVEKVFASYADAIA; encoded by the exons ATGGCAGCAGCAAGAATAGAGTCAATCTTTATATACCCCATCAAGTCCTGCCGTGGGATTTCTGTTTCTCAAGCACCCATTGTCCCCACTG GATTTCTGTGGGATAGGCACTGGATGGTTATCAATTCAAAGGGCAGGGCATGTACTCAAAGAGTAGAACCTAGGCTTGCTTTAGTGGAAGTGGAGCTGCCAAGTGAGGCATTCTCCGTTGGTTGGAAGCCGACCAAGAGCTCTTATCTGG TGATTAGGGCACCTGGAATGGATGAGCTAAAGGTATCATTAAGCAAACCATGTGAAAAATCTGATGGAGTTACAGTGTGGGAGTGGACAGGTTCTGTCTTGGATGAAGGAGCAGAGGCATcaaattggttttctaattttattgGAAAGCCCAGTCGTCTAGTTCGATTCAATAAAG AGACCGACTCCAGGCCTCTGCCTGATTATGCGCCTACTCCTGGATACAACCTTGTGTTTACTGACCAATATCAATTTCTGATGCTTTCCCAG GGATCTTTAGATGCACTTAATAACCAGCTGGAGGAGCCATTATCCGTAAATCGTTTCCGACCCAG TTTATTTATCGATGGCTGTGAACCATTTGCTGAGGACTTGTGGAAGGAGATCAAAATAAACAACCTAACTTTCATAAGCATTCAGTTATGCCCCCGCTGCAAG GTACCCTTAGTCAACCAAGAGAATGGAATACCAGGGACAGAGCCTAATGAAACACTGATGAAGTTTCGCTCTGATAAAATCTTGCAACTAAATACCAGACATCAAGGAAAG GTCTACCTTGGACAAGGTTTGGTGTGCAGCAAGGACTCCCTTCATGAAGTTGGAGAGGTGATACTGAAAGTGGGCGATACCATCCATGTGGAGAAGGTCTTTGCTTCATATGCTGATGCCATTGCTTGA